A DNA window from Vigna unguiculata cultivar IT97K-499-35 chromosome 10, ASM411807v1, whole genome shotgun sequence contains the following coding sequences:
- the LOC114165734 gene encoding cytochrome P450 704C1-like, with translation MDLLYTLLSFIAFSLLGIFVVFCFIMLTMILGKSIGDPDYAPVKGTVFNQLFYFNTLHDYQAEMAKTHPTFRLLAPDQSELYTADPRNVEHILKTKFDKYSKGKYNQDIMIDLFGEGIFAVDGDKWRQQRKLASYEFSTRVLRDFSCSVFRINAAKLVRVISEFSRQGQVFDMQDMLMRCTLDSIFKVGFGAELDCLEGSSKKGSKFMKAFDESNALTYWRYVDPFWKLKRFLNIGCEATLKRNIKIIDDFVHELINTRKAQFAIQQESNVKEDILSRFLIESKKDKETMTDQYLRDIILNFMIAGKDTSANTLSWFFYMLCKNPLVEEKIVQEVRDVTCSHESEENIDKFVAKITDDTLDKMHYLHAALTETLRLYPAVPTDGRAAEADDVLPDGHKLKKGDGVYYLAYGMGRMCSIWGEDAEEFRPERWLNNGVFESQSPFKFIAFHAGPRICLGKDFAYRQMKILAMALLRFFKFKLANGTQNVTYKVMITLHIDNGLPICAIPRS, from the exons ATGGATCTTTTGTATACCCTATTGAGTTTCATAGCTTTTTCTCTTCTGGGTATCTTCGTAGTCTTCTGTTTCATCATGTTGACCATGATTCTGGGAAAATCCATTGGAGACCCTGATTATGCTCCTGTGAAAGGAACAGTGTTTAACCAGCTTTTCTACTTCAACACACTCCATGACTACCAAGCTGAAATGGCCAAGACTCATCCAACTTTTCGTCTTCTGGCTCCTGATCAAAGCGAGTTGTACACTGCAGACCCCAGAAATGTTGAACACATACTGAAAACCAAGTTTGATAAGTACTCAAAAGGCAAGTATAACCAGGATATTATGATTGATCTTTTTGGTGAGGGGATTTTTGCAGTTGATGGTGACAAGTGGAGGCAGCAAAGGAAGCTTGCAAGTTATGAATTCTCCACAAGGGTTCTTAGAGATTTCAGTTGTTCTGTTTTTAGAATAAATGCTGCCAAGTTGGTCAGGGTTATCTCAGAATTTTCCCGTCAGGGTCAAGTTTTTGATATGCAG GACATGCTAATGAGATGCACTTTGGACTCAATATTCAAAGTTGGGTTTGGAGCAGAATTGGACTGCTTGGAGGGATCAAGCAAAAAGGGAAGCAAATTCATGAAGGCCTTTGATGAATCAAATGCTTTGACTTATTGGCGTTATGTTGATCCTTTCTGGAAGCTTAAGAGGTTTCTTAACATTGGTTGTGAAGCTACCCTAAAgagaaacataaaaataatagatgatTTTGTGCATGAATTAATCAATACCAGAAAAGCACAATTTGCAATTCAGCAAGAATCT AATGTTAAAGAGGACATACTATCAAGATTTTTGATTGAGAGCAAGAAGGACAAAGAAACCATGACTGATCAGTATTTGAGAGACATAATTCTAAACTTTATGATAGCTGGCAAAGACACAAGTGCAAACACTCTTTCATGGTTCTTCTACATGCTATGCAAGAACCCTCTTGTTGAGGAAAAGATTGTACAAGAAGTGAGAGATGTGACTTGTAGCCATGAAAGTGAGGAAAACATAGATAAATTTGTGGCCAAAATAACAGATGACACCCTTGATAAAATGCACTATCTTCATGCAGCGTTGACAGAAACCTTGAGACTTTACCCTGCAGTTCCTACG GATGGAAGAGCTGCAGAGGCAGATGATGTTCTTCCTGATGGGCACAAACTGAAAAAGGGTGATGGAGTTTACTATTTGGCCTATGGTATGGGTCGAATGTGCTCCATTTGGGGTGAAGATGCTGAGGAATTTCGTCCTGAAAGATGGCTCAACAATGGGGTTTTTGAGTCTCAATCTCCATTCAAATTCATAGCTTTCCAT GCTGGACCACGAATATGCTTAGGGAAGGATTTTGCTTACAGACAGATGAAAATATTAGCAATGGCTCTTCTTCGTTTCTTCAAGTTCAAACTTGCAAATGGAACACAAAATGTGACTTATAAGGTTATGATTACGCTTCACATTGACAATGGTCTTCCTATTTGTGCAATTCCAAGGTCATGA